The DNA sequence AAAATAGACGCGTTCCTCTAATTGGAACGCGTCTATTTTTCTTCTTCATCAAACTCTATATTTATTCCTTTTTCACTCAGATTCTGTATGCATTCATCGAGATAGTCTTCCGTATGCTCAGCATAGAAGCGGACGCCGGGGATAGCCATTTTCCCAGATTTAAAAGATTCCTGGTTGTGAGGTTCACAAATTTTGCCACGATAATGCGGATCCTTCCATGCTGAATCGACATTGTAACCGCGCTTCTGCATTTCTTCCATGATGGCTTCGTGGTAGCGGAAGAGCTGCTCAGGAGTATATTCGAATACATAATTGACAACAGAGTGTCTCTTACCCCAACCATTTCCACGCAGAGCAC is a window from the Aciduricibacillus chroicocephali genome containing:
- a CDS encoding TIGR02328 family protein, which encodes MRLWHEKLIPYLPRQQLLGQHRECCALRGNGWGKRHSVVNYVFEYTPEQLFRYHEAIMEEMQKRGYNVDSAWKDPHYRGKICEPHNQESFKSGKMAIPGVRFYAEHTEDYLDECIQNLSEKGINIEFDEEEK